The Niallia circulans nucleotide sequence TCTATATTATTTATTCATTCTTACTTTTTAAGAGTTGCCTAAACCCAAAATGAAGACGATTATCTGAAAACTGTAGCAAGAATTCGGTCCCATTCATTGTAATTGTGACAGCCCTTTGGCCCACTGTACGGTTTGGAAGTTCAGTTCCTTGGAATTCCACAAAAATTGCAGCATTTTTTTCATAGACTTTGATTGCTAGACCCTCACTAGATTGATATGTACCGATGATTGCATGGCGGTCTTTTTCAGTGAGCATATAATCTTCATATTGCATTGCTACTTTATCAGGCTTAATATCCATTTCACATTGCACAGCCCCTTTTAAAAGAGCTTCAGCAGGTGCCCCTGCAATATTCGTTAAACAAATGGCAGCAATATCTCTCTCAGGTAATACTGCAAATTGTGCTGATGCGCCTTTAATACTTCCACCATGTGTAATAAGCGTAGTGCCAAAATATTCAGGTAATACGATAAGGCCATATCCATAATACACACCAGGTTCCGCTTCAATGTGTTTTGAAGTTAACACAGTAAGACTTTCTCGAGTTAAAATACCGTTCCCATCTTTTAAAAAGATATCTCCGAAACGGAGCATATCATTGGCCGTTGACTTTGCATAACCCGCTGGTCGCATCGCAGGAGCATCCCACCATTCAGGTGAATATTCAACCATTCCAGTAAGTGGATTCACGCTGTACAAGCAAGCTGCCCGTTGATCGATACGATCAAGTTGAAAGAAACTGTTTTTCATCCCTAGAGGTTGAAAGATGTTTTTCTCTATATAATCTTCATATGACAATCCACTAACACGTTCAATTATAATGCCCAGTAAAGCGTAGCCATCGTTTGAGTAACTAAATGATTGTCCAGGTTTATCAAGGGGTACAAGTTGAATCGTATTTAAATAGTTTATCAGATCATCATATGTATCAATGCTATTTTGCTCTCTGTCAAGGGGTACACCCAACTTAATCTGCAAATCGAATGTACCATCCCTTTCCATTGAGAGCTTATTCGCGTAAAAGAGTGTATTCAATGGTGGAATACCCGATGTATGAGTCAGCAAATGATGAATTGTTATATTATCACTTCCTTCAAACGTAATTTCTGGTATGTATGTTTTAATGGTGTCATGTACAGAAACTTTTCCAACTTCTTGTAGCTGAAGTATCGCAATACTTGTCATTGACTTTGTAATACTGCCAATACCAAAGATAGTGTCTGCAGTTACAGGTAATTGC carries:
- a CDS encoding serine hydrolase domain-containing protein, which produces MDKYIYEGFAESLIKTHQTPATIIALNNQRYEKSFGFRNQEKQLPVTADTIFGIGSITKSMTSIAILQLQEVGKVSVHDTIKTYIPEITFEGSDNITIHHLLTHTSGIPPLNTLFYANKLSMERDGTFDLQIKLGVPLDREQNSIDTYDDLINYLNTIQLVPLDKPGQSFSYSNDGYALLGIIIERVSGLSYEDYIEKNIFQPLGMKNSFFQLDRIDQRAACLYSVNPLTGMVEYSPEWWDAPAMRPAGYAKSTANDMLRFGDIFLKDGNGILTRESLTVLTSKHIEAEPGVYYGYGLIVLPEYFGTTLITHGGSIKGASAQFAVLPERDIAAICLTNIAGAPAEALLKGAVQCEMDIKPDKVAMQYEDYMLTEKDRHAIIGTYQSSEGLAIKVYEKNAAIFVEFQGTELPNRTVGQRAVTITMNGTEFLLQFSDNRLHFGFRQLLKSKNE